From Antennarius striatus isolate MH-2024 chromosome 9, ASM4005453v1, whole genome shotgun sequence, one genomic window encodes:
- the e2f3 gene encoding transcription factor E2F3 isoform X2 yields MVLLSPLNPSSQMERLAKRRLALDDSDHQYQSEPVRTPRGRGGTAAANGPRLKTPRTPKSPPEKTRYDTSLGLLTKKFVDLLAQSSDGVLDLNLAAETLQVQKRRLYDITNVLEGIHLIKKKSKNNIQWMGCSLLEVEGALNRRQTLTEEVSALGEEEQRLDQLIQRCSLDVRHMSELPSNQKYAYVTYQDIKQVGSLRDQTVIVVKAPSDTKLEVPDPDESLSIHLTSTKGPIEVLLCPDEENDPRSPVKNGNMDINGNSPFVKVLQDPSSLNSSPSPSMATPAAASAVSVTTLSPISSPYTSLLQQTEDQIPSSLGPFLNLGPPLLDQDDYLLGLGDDQGISDLFDACDFDKMPSLGLDDLLCS; encoded by the exons ATGGTGCTTTTGAGTCCGCTTAACCCTTCCAGCCAGATGGAGAGATTG GCTAAACGGCGATTAGCGCTTGATGATTCAGACCACCAGTATCAGTCGGAACCAGTCAGGACGCCAAGAGGCAGAGGTGGGACGGCTGCCGCCAACGGGCCAAGGCTAAAGACACCTAGAA CGCCCAAATCCCCACCAGAAAAGACCCGCTATGACACCTCTTTGGGATTGCTAACAAAGAAGTTTGTTGACCTTCTTGCGCAGTCGTCTGATGGCGTTCTGGACCTCAACCTGGCTGCTGAAACCCTGCAG GTGCAGAAAAGACGCTTGTATGACATCACCAATGTATTGGAAGGCATTCACCTCATCAAGAAGAAATCAAAGAACAATATTCAGTGGAT GGGCTGTAGTCTGCTAGAGGTGGAGGGAGCTCTGAATAGGAGACAAACTCTGACGGAGGAAGTTTCTGCCCTGggagaagaagaacagaggCTTGATCAACTCATTCAGAGATGCAGCCTGGACGTGAGACACATGAGCGAGTTACCAAGTAACCAGAA ATATGCCTATGTAACCTACCAAGATATCAAACAGGTGGGAAGCCTCAGAGACCAGACTGTTATTGTCGTCAAAGCGCCGTCAGACACCAAACTGGAAGTGCCCGACCCTGATGAG AGTTTATCCATTCATCTGACTAGCACTAAGGGTCCTATAGAGGTTCTGCTCTGTCCAGATGAAGAGAACGACCCCAGGAGTCCTGTGAAAAATGGCAACATGGACATCAATGGGAACTCTCCTTTTGTCAAAGTCCTTCAAG ATCCCAGCTCATTGAACTCATCACCAAGCCCCTCCATGGCTACACCGGCAGCCGCCTCTGCAGTTTCTGTCACAACTTTGTCCCCCATCTCGTCCCCATACACCAGTCTTCTCCAACAAACAGAAGACCAGATCCCCTCATCTCTGGGGCCTTTCTTAAACCTTGGGCCTCCTCTTCTGGACCAAGATGACTACCTTCTAGGTTTGGGAGATGACCAAGGAATCAGCGACTTGTTTGACGCCTGTGACTTTGATAAAATGCCCTCTCTCGGCCTGGATGATCTGCTGTGCAGCTAG
- the e2f3 gene encoding transcription factor E2F3 isoform X1, with the protein MRRGISSAPDKVILTGVGGSPLDNNIILTTLSDRLNAGQSNATFIQIITTTPPCNVTHTSNVCLSEPQINNIYTTPQQAAANGTGQRPALGRPPAKRRLALDDSDHQYQSEPVRTPRGRGGTAAANGPRLKTPRTPKSPPEKTRYDTSLGLLTKKFVDLLAQSSDGVLDLNLAAETLQVQKRRLYDITNVLEGIHLIKKKSKNNIQWMGCSLLEVEGALNRRQTLTEEVSALGEEEQRLDQLIQRCSLDVRHMSELPSNQKYAYVTYQDIKQVGSLRDQTVIVVKAPSDTKLEVPDPDESLSIHLTSTKGPIEVLLCPDEENDPRSPVKNGNMDINGNSPFVKVLQDPSSLNSSPSPSMATPAAASAVSVTTLSPISSPYTSLLQQTEDQIPSSLGPFLNLGPPLLDQDDYLLGLGDDQGISDLFDACDFDKMPSLGLDDLLCS; encoded by the exons ATGAGAAGAGGGATCTCCTCGGCTCCGGACAAAGTGATTTTAACGGGTGTTGGGGGGTCTCCTCTGGACAATAATATCATTTTAACAACTCTGTCGGATCGTTTAAATGCTGGTCAATCCAACGCTACGTTTATCCAAATAATAACCACCACACCGCCTTGCAATGTTACACATAcatcaaatgtgtgtttatcCGAACCTCAGATAAACAACATTTACACAACTCCACAACAAGCTGCAGCAAACGGAACGGGACAACGGCCTGCTTTGGGGAGACCGCCG GCTAAACGGCGATTAGCGCTTGATGATTCAGACCACCAGTATCAGTCGGAACCAGTCAGGACGCCAAGAGGCAGAGGTGGGACGGCTGCCGCCAACGGGCCAAGGCTAAAGACACCTAGAA CGCCCAAATCCCCACCAGAAAAGACCCGCTATGACACCTCTTTGGGATTGCTAACAAAGAAGTTTGTTGACCTTCTTGCGCAGTCGTCTGATGGCGTTCTGGACCTCAACCTGGCTGCTGAAACCCTGCAG GTGCAGAAAAGACGCTTGTATGACATCACCAATGTATTGGAAGGCATTCACCTCATCAAGAAGAAATCAAAGAACAATATTCAGTGGAT GGGCTGTAGTCTGCTAGAGGTGGAGGGAGCTCTGAATAGGAGACAAACTCTGACGGAGGAAGTTTCTGCCCTGggagaagaagaacagaggCTTGATCAACTCATTCAGAGATGCAGCCTGGACGTGAGACACATGAGCGAGTTACCAAGTAACCAGAA ATATGCCTATGTAACCTACCAAGATATCAAACAGGTGGGAAGCCTCAGAGACCAGACTGTTATTGTCGTCAAAGCGCCGTCAGACACCAAACTGGAAGTGCCCGACCCTGATGAG AGTTTATCCATTCATCTGACTAGCACTAAGGGTCCTATAGAGGTTCTGCTCTGTCCAGATGAAGAGAACGACCCCAGGAGTCCTGTGAAAAATGGCAACATGGACATCAATGGGAACTCTCCTTTTGTCAAAGTCCTTCAAG ATCCCAGCTCATTGAACTCATCACCAAGCCCCTCCATGGCTACACCGGCAGCCGCCTCTGCAGTTTCTGTCACAACTTTGTCCCCCATCTCGTCCCCATACACCAGTCTTCTCCAACAAACAGAAGACCAGATCCCCTCATCTCTGGGGCCTTTCTTAAACCTTGGGCCTCCTCTTCTGGACCAAGATGACTACCTTCTAGGTTTGGGAGATGACCAAGGAATCAGCGACTTGTTTGACGCCTGTGACTTTGATAAAATGCCCTCTCTCGGCCTGGATGATCTGCTGTGCAGCTAG